The following proteins are encoded in a genomic region of Paenibacillus sp. FSL H3-0469:
- a CDS encoding response regulator, which yields MIKAYLLDVNQKDLYKLSSMLQHTGKVNVIGMSAYPENVVDRIVLLQPDVLFLDLQLPGHQGVVVAELVKKKLPDIQIVVVTETKQHALWAFDQDIVDYVLKPLEEVRLGQSLERLRKGS from the coding sequence GTGATTAAGGCCTATTTGCTGGATGTGAATCAGAAGGATCTCTATAAGCTGTCATCGATGCTTCAGCATACAGGCAAGGTAAATGTGATCGGTATGTCTGCTTATCCCGAGAATGTTGTGGACCGGATTGTTCTGTTGCAGCCCGACGTGCTGTTTCTGGATCTTCAGCTGCCCGGTCACCAAGGAGTCGTAGTAGCCGAGCTCGTGAAGAAAAAGCTGCCGGATATTCAGATTGTGGTGGTCACAGAGACGAAGCAGCATGCCCTGTGGGCCTTCGACCAGGACATAGTGGATTATGTGCTGAAGCCGCTGGAGGAGGTCCGGCTGGGCCAGTCTCTGGAACGGCTGCGTAAGGGAAGCTGA
- a CDS encoding serine protease: MKTKLLAVSLVLSLISAILFYSDTTSADTPEAYNAEQSYGIAGKAIFYLRVLKSDGTASSTGTGIILSPAGTAATAYHVVKNAQRIEGVMADGTVISPIKVTKSDELKDVAILELPSPAAMKQKDNTYAYLPLRKDKLRHGEAVYALGYPLKNTAIITEGIVNTPAADINGRSRILTSAQVASGMSGGPLLDTHGELAGIISGSLRTMNNIHLIVNMEDLRSLLPASFN, encoded by the coding sequence ATGAAAACAAAGCTGCTTGCCGTAAGCCTGGTCCTCTCATTGATCTCGGCGATACTTTTCTATTCGGACACCACCAGTGCGGATACACCTGAGGCGTATAACGCTGAACAAAGCTATGGAATAGCGGGTAAGGCGATCTTTTATCTGCGTGTGCTGAAAAGCGACGGTACTGCAAGCTCCACCGGAACAGGAATAATCCTGTCTCCGGCCGGTACCGCAGCAACGGCGTATCATGTGGTCAAAAACGCACAGCGCATTGAAGGAGTCATGGCGGATGGGACGGTGATTAGTCCGATTAAAGTCACGAAGTCCGACGAGCTGAAGGATGTGGCCATCCTTGAATTGCCAAGTCCTGCTGCGATGAAGCAAAAGGATAATACCTATGCTTATCTGCCGCTACGCAAGGATAAGCTGAGACATGGTGAAGCGGTGTATGCCCTGGGCTATCCGCTCAAGAATACAGCGATCATCACGGAGGGGATCGTCAACACTCCGGCAGCCGACATTAACGGCCGAAGCCGGATTCTAACCTCGGCCCAGGTGGCAAGCGGAATGTCCGGGGGGCCTCTGCTGGATACGCACGGCGAGCTGGCGGGTATCATCTCCGGTTCCCTGCGGACGATGAATAACATTCATTTGATTGTGAATATGGAGGATCTGCGCAGCCTGCTGCCAGCTTCCTTCAACTAA
- a CDS encoding MalY/PatB family protein produces the protein MKYDFNRIIDRRNTRSYKWDQSEKLFGDKEILPLWVADMDFASPPAVQEAILRRVQAGVYGYSVTGDSYKAAITGWYRRRHDWEIQEEWISDSPGIVTSLSLSVELYSKPGDQVILQSPVYYPFYDVIQMNDRKVAVNPLKLEAGRYVMDYVQLEELMAGGAKLLLLCNPHNPGGRVWEREELLRLGELCLRYGVTVISDEIHCDMIMPGHKHIPFASLSPELSDITLTTLAATKTFNLPGLQTSYIVTSNPELKRKFDYKMKTLSLHMSAFFSPEAVEAAYNEGGEWLDELILHINGNAEYAISYLAEHLPQVKPMQPEATYLLWIDCRALGLDADGLKQLMYREAKVAFNEGSVFGPEGQGHLRINLACPRSVLAEALERFVKAAAAYVTR, from the coding sequence TTGAAGTACGATTTTAACCGTATCATTGACCGCCGCAATACCCGTTCCTACAAATGGGACCAATCGGAGAAGCTGTTCGGAGACAAGGAGATTCTTCCGCTGTGGGTAGCGGATATGGACTTTGCAAGCCCTCCTGCGGTACAGGAAGCGATTCTTCGCCGTGTACAGGCAGGCGTATATGGCTATAGCGTGACGGGTGACTCCTACAAAGCGGCGATTACCGGCTGGTACCGCAGACGCCATGACTGGGAGATTCAGGAGGAGTGGATCTCGGATTCTCCGGGGATCGTTACCTCACTCAGCCTGTCTGTGGAGCTGTACAGCAAGCCGGGAGATCAGGTGATTCTGCAATCGCCGGTCTACTATCCTTTTTATGATGTCATCCAGATGAATGACCGCAAGGTGGCGGTGAATCCGCTGAAGCTGGAAGCAGGCCGTTATGTCATGGATTATGTCCAGCTGGAAGAGCTGATGGCCGGTGGCGCGAAGCTGCTGCTGCTGTGTAATCCGCATAATCCGGGCGGCAGAGTATGGGAACGGGAGGAATTGCTGCGCCTGGGCGAGCTATGCCTGCGCTACGGGGTAACGGTGATCTCGGATGAGATTCATTGCGATATGATCATGCCCGGACACAAGCATATTCCGTTCGCGTCCCTGTCCCCGGAGCTGTCGGACATTACGCTGACCACACTGGCGGCGACCAAAACCTTCAATCTGCCGGGGCTCCAGACCTCGTATATTGTCACCTCCAACCCGGAGCTGAAGCGGAAGTTCGATTATAAGATGAAGACGCTCAGCCTGCATATGTCGGCCTTCTTCTCACCGGAGGCGGTAGAGGCTGCCTATAATGAAGGCGGAGAATGGCTGGATGAGCTGATCCTGCACATTAACGGCAATGCGGAATATGCCATCAGCTATCTCGCGGAGCATCTCCCGCAGGTGAAGCCGATGCAGCCGGAGGCCACCTATCTGCTGTGGATCGACTGCCGTGCCCTCGGACTTGATGCGGACGGGCTCAAGCAGCTAATGTACCGTGAGGCCAAGGTAGCGTTCAACGAAGGCTCCGTCTTCGGACCGGAAGGCCAAGGACATCTGCGCATCAACCTCGCTTGTCCGCGCTCCGTGCTGGCTGAAGCGCTGGAGCGGTTCGTGAAGGCTGCGGCCGCTTATGTAACCCGATAA